In the Haloferula helveola genome, one interval contains:
- a CDS encoding PA0069 family radical SAM protein — protein sequence MSSHRGRGSDSNPANRFEAMRVEVDEDAWVDADERPLRTEFLADDSRSILAKNDAEDLSFDYGVNPYRGCEHGCSYCYARTYHEYLGYSAGLDFESKIVVKRNAPALLEEALAKPGYRVGKISMSGVTDCYQPVERKLELTRGCLGVMARFRQPVVIITKNALVTRDLDHLAELARWNAVAVYLSITTLDPKLARILEPRAASPRARLEAISKLAEAGVPCGVSAAPMIPGLNDDELPAILEEVKQAGGSFAAYSTVRLPGAVADVFGGWLDRHMPDRKDKVLGRIRAAQGGALNRSEPGARMRGTGAGAEALRTLFHACCRRHGLRPSPPALTTEHFRRLSPGQGELF from the coding sequence ATGAGCAGTCATCGTGGCCGTGGCTCGGACTCCAATCCCGCGAATCGCTTCGAGGCGATGCGTGTGGAGGTGGACGAAGACGCGTGGGTCGACGCCGACGAGCGTCCGCTGCGAACCGAGTTCCTGGCCGACGACTCGCGCTCGATCCTTGCGAAGAACGATGCCGAGGATCTTTCCTTCGACTACGGGGTGAATCCTTACCGCGGCTGCGAGCACGGCTGCAGCTACTGCTATGCTCGTACTTACCACGAGTATCTCGGCTACTCGGCGGGCTTGGATTTCGAGTCGAAAATCGTCGTGAAACGGAACGCCCCGGCCCTGCTGGAGGAAGCCTTGGCCAAACCCGGCTACCGGGTCGGGAAGATTTCGATGAGCGGCGTGACCGACTGCTACCAGCCGGTCGAACGGAAGCTGGAACTGACGCGCGGATGCCTCGGGGTAATGGCGCGGTTTCGTCAGCCGGTGGTGATCATCACCAAAAACGCGCTGGTGACCCGTGACCTCGACCATCTGGCGGAGCTCGCGAGGTGGAACGCGGTGGCGGTCTATCTTTCCATCACCACCCTTGATCCGAAGCTGGCGCGAATCCTGGAACCCCGGGCCGCTTCGCCGAGGGCTCGGCTGGAGGCGATCTCGAAGCTCGCCGAAGCCGGGGTTCCGTGCGGCGTCAGCGCGGCGCCGATGATTCCGGGACTGAATGACGACGAGTTGCCGGCGATTCTTGAAGAAGTGAAGCAGGCGGGCGGTAGTTTCGCGGCCTACTCCACGGTGAGGCTTCCCGGCGCGGTCGCGGACGTGTTCGGTGGCTGGCTCGACCGCCACATGCCCGACCGCAAGGACAAGGTGCTCGGGCGGATCCGTGCGGCGCAAGGCGGGGCGTTGAACCGGAGCGAGCCCGGAGCGAGGATGCGGGGGACGGGTGCCGGGGCGGAAGCACTGCGGACTTTGTTCCACGCGTGCTGCCGGCGGCACGGCTTGCGGCCGAGTCCGCCGGCACTGACGACCGAGCATTTCCGGCGGCTGTCGCCCGGGCAAGGGGAGCTGTTCTGA
- a CDS encoding APC family permease, whose translation MKSPPGTVPATSLVVASMIGTGVFTSLGFQLLDLNSGPQILYLWLLGGLIALCGALCYAAVAEALPKSGGEHHFLGRMYHPSLGFMAGMLSAISGFAAPTAITAMAFGAYLNKSLPGVPAQAAAIGVILIGSAAHMVDSKTSAVVQTAATAIKLLLILAFLAAAFLLPGEGDIRWPIDPGADFAATVSPAFAVALMWVLYSYSGWNAAVYGLETWDQPAKTVRRALIIGTGLVTVLYIGLNAAFLKAAPTGELRGVIPVGEVAAVSLFGKSAASWISMLFSLGLFASVSALLWAGPHVLSAMGRTTPGLAFFNPKDGSPRLALACQTGLALALVTLNRFDDLVTFTTIGLTLCTMLTVFGVFRLERPHERWRRPWFPAGVFLAMTAFILFYSIINKPWPSGIGLACVAVLSLIGHFIHRRTP comes from the coding sequence TTGAAAAGCCCGCCCGGAACCGTTCCCGCCACCTCGCTGGTCGTTGCCTCGATGATCGGAACCGGCGTGTTCACCTCGCTCGGCTTCCAGTTGCTCGACCTGAACTCCGGCCCGCAGATCCTCTACCTCTGGCTGCTAGGCGGACTCATCGCGCTGTGCGGCGCCCTATGCTATGCGGCGGTGGCCGAAGCCCTGCCGAAGTCGGGGGGCGAGCATCACTTCCTCGGCCGGATGTACCACCCGTCGCTCGGCTTCATGGCCGGCATGCTGTCGGCGATCAGCGGCTTCGCGGCCCCCACCGCGATCACCGCGATGGCCTTCGGCGCCTACCTCAACAAGTCCCTGCCCGGTGTCCCTGCCCAGGCCGCGGCGATCGGCGTGATCCTGATCGGCAGCGCCGCGCACATGGTCGACTCGAAGACCAGCGCCGTCGTCCAGACCGCCGCCACCGCGATCAAATTGCTGCTCATCCTCGCCTTCCTCGCCGCCGCCTTCCTGCTCCCGGGCGAAGGCGACATCCGCTGGCCGATCGATCCGGGTGCCGACTTCGCCGCAACCGTTTCCCCGGCCTTCGCGGTCGCGCTGATGTGGGTCCTCTACTCCTACAGCGGATGGAATGCCGCGGTCTATGGGCTGGAAACCTGGGACCAGCCGGCGAAGACCGTCCGCCGCGCGTTGATCATCGGCACCGGCCTGGTCACCGTGCTCTACATCGGCCTCAATGCCGCCTTCCTCAAAGCCGCCCCGACCGGCGAGCTGCGCGGCGTGATCCCGGTCGGCGAAGTCGCCGCGGTCTCGCTGTTCGGAAAGTCCGCCGCGAGTTGGATCTCGATGCTCTTCTCGCTCGGCCTGTTCGCCTCGGTCAGCGCCCTGCTGTGGGCCGGACCCCACGTGCTGTCGGCGATGGGCCGCACGACCCCGGGCCTCGCCTTCTTCAATCCGAAGGACGGCTCACCCCGTCTCGCGCTGGCCTGCCAGACGGGACTCGCGCTGGCTCTCGTCACCCTCAACCGCTTTGACGATCTCGTCACCTTCACCACCATCGGCCTGACGCTCTGCACGATGCTGACCGTGTTCGGGGTGTTCCGGCTCGAGCGACCTCACGAACGATGGCGCCGTCCGTGGTTTCCGGCAGGCGTTTTCCTCGCCATGACCGCCTTCATCCTCTTCTATTCCATCATCAACAAACCTTGGCCTTCGGGGATCGGACTCGCGTGCGTGGCCGTCCTCAGCCTGATCGGCCACTTCATCCATCGACGGACGCCATGA
- a CDS encoding serine hydrolase domain-containing protein, whose amino-acid sequence MKRREWLVLAGGGLVGGCVPFGGGGSAQKWDRKTLESADAVVRRGGCKGWGAWEGGSLRKSWRTHERGPALSITKAIAGLACAKAVGEGWLSVDERAADTLGEWQGAGGKESIRVSHLLQMTAGLEGGAGALYRRVVADKGKSALALRLQDSPGSVFRYGPACWEVLGELLHRKAVARGETLEKLLHRAVMRPVGLSSPDWRSDSKGRFYLSTGTELTVTGLGRLGRTIGELLGGRDSAGIPASAYREVIRPSSANAMFGGGVWRNRRASGGNAIEIEDALDPPKSSGFWRGACISRSQPSSMVALVGSSGQRVFIWPDEGRVVARLGFSRSWKDGPLLRVV is encoded by the coding sequence GTGAAGCGACGCGAATGGTTGGTGCTGGCGGGTGGTGGACTGGTGGGCGGATGCGTGCCGTTCGGCGGGGGCGGTTCCGCGCAGAAGTGGGATCGAAAGACTCTCGAAAGTGCCGACGCCGTGGTGCGGCGGGGCGGCTGCAAAGGTTGGGGCGCATGGGAAGGTGGAAGCCTGCGGAAATCGTGGCGGACGCATGAGCGCGGTCCGGCATTGAGCATCACCAAGGCGATCGCCGGTCTGGCCTGTGCCAAGGCGGTCGGTGAGGGGTGGTTGAGTGTCGATGAACGGGCGGCGGACACTCTCGGCGAGTGGCAGGGCGCCGGCGGGAAAGAGTCGATCCGCGTGAGCCATCTGCTGCAGATGACGGCGGGACTCGAGGGTGGCGCGGGAGCGCTTTACCGTCGGGTGGTGGCGGACAAGGGCAAGTCGGCGCTGGCGCTTCGGCTTCAGGACTCGCCCGGGTCGGTCTTTCGCTATGGTCCGGCGTGCTGGGAGGTTCTCGGAGAGTTACTGCATCGCAAGGCGGTGGCACGGGGCGAGACGCTGGAGAAGTTGCTACACCGGGCAGTGATGAGGCCGGTGGGTCTGAGCAGCCCGGACTGGCGGTCCGATTCAAAGGGGCGCTTCTATCTTTCCACGGGTACCGAGTTGACCGTTACGGGGCTGGGTCGGTTGGGGCGGACAATCGGTGAGCTTCTTGGCGGGCGCGACTCGGCGGGGATTCCGGCTTCGGCCTACCGTGAGGTCATTCGGCCTTCCTCCGCGAATGCCATGTTCGGCGGGGGAGTGTGGCGGAACCGCCGTGCGTCGGGCGGAAACGCGATCGAAATCGAGGACGCCCTCGATCCGCCGAAGAGTAGTGGATTCTGGCGAGGCGCCTGCATCTCGCGCAGCCAGCCGTCATCGATGGTCGCCCTCGTCGGTTCGTCGGGACAGCGGGTGTTCATCTGGCCCGACGAAGGCCGGGTGGTCGCGCGCTTGGGCTTCTCGCGGAGTTGGAAGGACGGCCCGCTCCTGCGGGTGGTTTGA
- a CDS encoding right-handed parallel beta-helix repeat-containing protein has product MKTNTSIRFLILGLTLTAPLAVHAQGPLSPPPFGSLPASDEALDSTGAPKISMKTLTQTDPGQPIPSLDPGAIDLNGSGPAYTITTPGHYFLTQDLVGDKPIVIDVEGVTIDLRGFEMRYVPGGAGAPPVAITSGASGIDLGRITVKNGRIVGGWTEGVHLGGQSLVRDLQVAGIETFGIYVGGTSRVADCQVKGPQVDPEPGGPVTPGPHSGIWAGSCSVITGSTAHGILGKGIETDTGSTIENCTACGNVGCGIVGGKGNTVRGSTARHNGSTGIDFGDGCSIADCVASDNMTEGFKVRTGTTVQNSVARCNGLDGFLAESVTGADGEQGVETAVNFLQCSASRNIGDGFRTGINTLFSHCTADHNGRDDGAPIDPDGPLMPPAPDGDGYDVADGSKLENCVATHNFKHGVTGLRTNMIANCTVQSNAGFGVAVLTPENVVVRNYIRDNVVGPINLAGGSIAPFELPSVGTNPHANYDF; this is encoded by the coding sequence ATGAAAACGAACACATCCATCCGCTTCCTGATCCTCGGGCTCACATTGACGGCGCCGCTCGCGGTGCACGCACAAGGTCCGCTCTCGCCGCCGCCGTTCGGCAGTCTGCCGGCCAGCGACGAAGCTCTTGATTCAACCGGTGCGCCGAAGATCTCGATGAAGACGCTGACGCAGACCGATCCCGGCCAGCCGATCCCGAGCCTCGATCCCGGCGCGATCGACCTGAACGGTTCCGGGCCCGCCTACACGATCACCACGCCGGGTCACTACTTCCTCACGCAGGACCTCGTCGGCGACAAGCCGATCGTCATCGATGTCGAGGGCGTGACGATCGACCTACGCGGCTTCGAAATGCGCTACGTTCCCGGCGGTGCCGGCGCTCCTCCGGTGGCGATCACATCGGGTGCGAGCGGCATCGATCTCGGACGCATCACGGTCAAGAACGGCCGCATCGTCGGTGGCTGGACCGAGGGTGTCCACCTCGGCGGTCAGTCGCTGGTTCGCGACCTGCAGGTCGCGGGTATCGAAACCTTCGGTATCTACGTCGGCGGCACCAGCCGGGTGGCGGATTGCCAGGTGAAAGGACCGCAGGTCGATCCCGAACCGGGCGGACCGGTGACTCCCGGACCCCACTCGGGAATCTGGGCAGGCAGCTGTTCGGTGATCACCGGCAGCACGGCTCACGGGATTCTCGGGAAGGGCATCGAGACCGACACCGGCAGTACCATCGAGAACTGCACCGCTTGCGGCAACGTCGGCTGCGGCATCGTCGGGGGCAAAGGCAATACGGTTCGCGGCTCGACCGCCCGGCACAACGGCTCCACCGGCATCGACTTCGGCGACGGCTGCTCGATCGCTGACTGCGTGGCGTCCGACAACATGACCGAGGGCTTCAAGGTGCGCACCGGCACGACGGTTCAGAATTCGGTCGCGCGTTGCAACGGACTCGACGGCTTCCTTGCGGAGTCGGTCACCGGAGCCGATGGCGAGCAAGGTGTCGAGACAGCGGTGAACTTCCTGCAGTGCTCGGCCAGCCGGAACATCGGCGACGGTTTCCGCACCGGTATCAACACGCTCTTCTCCCACTGCACCGCGGACCACAACGGTCGTGACGATGGCGCACCCATCGACCCCGACGGTCCGCTGATGCCTCCGGCTCCGGACGGTGACGGCTACGATGTGGCCGATGGCTCGAAGCTCGAGAACTGCGTGGCGACGCACAACTTCAAGCACGGCGTCACCGGACTCCGCACCAACATGATCGCCAATTGCACGGTTCAGTCGAATGCCGGATTCGGTGTCGCGGTGCTCACTCCGGAGAACGTGGTCGTCCGCAACTACATCCGCGACAACGTCGTGGGTCCGATCAACCTGGCAGGTGGCAGCATCGCTCCGTTCGAGCTGCCGTCCGTGGGCACCAACCCGCACGCCAACTACGACTTCTGA
- a CDS encoding S8 family serine peptidase — MRLVNSLSLILAGSAFAQQLEWQAALSAFADTSVFTSIEALPDGGAGVPARAFACGHFVDDFNIGPGAPLINPAGRDGIVFRMTNTPPWDVAWKAQAASSDTVILRDLSIDPDGEVLVCGFYVDNVQFTGSGLSFSSPGDTVGFVARLDPDTGDWLDAYETPGILPVSLVAGPADQAVITGPGTLAARFDSGSQTWSTPAPAATDSWHHIAVDPQGEFAYVLTELPHASSNDISLDKLDLGLGGTIWKRRMGSPGVDTPGGLDVAPDGDIRVTWASNHPQPRFEADPVPGIPNIAATHSSIGRIHPDGFPLWLAPVGIAQAPGVLTTSDLDIDAAGNAWLATRFNGNWFIEDQVETGNADSALVAVDGTGDLYDFHRSTGAATENANAVAAPVRDLAILVGEYSGNGTTFAPLPTFPNQANPQGFVAIAAPVPNQQLYVFRPAGGAPPTLLQLTNLLEQSGLQTYVTVANSSTEISVSAYATPSQINDLDPNPNLTWELESFLAANGTNTDAGWALARLNDPSSPSPYTFDFPDTGGEVVVYLIDTAVDELGGWFSANSNLSIAGSTLIRGAGDPTTSSTFEHGTQALSVIAGPDNGAAAGTPIILVNYDIYPDGITTTSALLADAILEVLDDHADNYPCTPAVIGIASSSTDVATSASLSIAMSLATADGIPIVLSAGNASDDAALYVPQAYAGAGILCVGASDLSNIATSISNYGSPVDLHAPGDAVRSVLYTAPFSGSYDTFTGTSASSALVTAIAAVHLSVNPWQSPTELEAAILAETSSGTIDLAQLSSGGPSFSGSFTAWANWHGLATVDTAADSDGDGLDDGLEFVLGFDPCTSDSPSPLDITYSGGTSEISFTISAVLHDSSSPGTLRDGTTWEMTSCTDLSSWSTASGSYSFGSSRASRIPVTLTDTPTTTSCFHRLEISFAP; from the coding sequence ATGAGACTCGTCAACAGCCTCTCCCTGATTCTCGCCGGCTCCGCGTTCGCCCAGCAACTCGAGTGGCAGGCTGCCCTCAGCGCCTTCGCCGACACCTCGGTCTTCACCTCCATCGAGGCGCTTCCCGATGGCGGCGCCGGCGTCCCCGCGCGGGCCTTCGCCTGCGGGCACTTCGTCGATGACTTCAACATCGGTCCCGGCGCCCCGCTGATCAACCCGGCCGGGCGAGACGGCATCGTCTTCCGCATGACGAACACACCGCCGTGGGATGTCGCATGGAAAGCCCAGGCCGCCTCTTCCGACACGGTCATCCTCCGTGACCTGTCGATCGACCCGGACGGCGAGGTGCTGGTCTGCGGATTCTACGTCGACAACGTTCAGTTCACCGGCTCGGGACTATCGTTCTCCAGTCCCGGCGACACCGTCGGCTTCGTCGCCCGGCTCGACCCCGATACCGGTGACTGGCTCGACGCCTACGAAACTCCGGGAATTCTTCCGGTAAGCCTGGTCGCAGGCCCTGCCGACCAAGCCGTCATCACCGGCCCCGGCACACTCGCGGCACGCTTCGACTCCGGCTCGCAGACATGGTCGACGCCGGCACCCGCCGCCACCGACAGCTGGCATCACATCGCCGTCGATCCGCAAGGCGAGTTCGCCTACGTCCTCACCGAACTCCCGCACGCCAGCAGCAACGACATCTCGCTCGACAAGCTCGACCTCGGACTTGGAGGAACGATCTGGAAGCGCCGCATGGGCAGCCCGGGCGTCGACACGCCGGGCGGCCTCGATGTCGCACCCGACGGCGACATCCGCGTGACCTGGGCGAGCAACCATCCCCAACCCCGGTTCGAAGCCGACCCGGTCCCTGGCATCCCGAACATCGCCGCCACCCACAGTTCCATCGGACGGATCCACCCCGACGGGTTCCCGCTGTGGCTCGCGCCGGTCGGGATCGCGCAGGCGCCCGGGGTCTTGACCACCTCTGACCTCGACATCGACGCCGCGGGAAATGCGTGGCTCGCGACGCGATTCAATGGCAACTGGTTCATCGAGGACCAGGTCGAGACGGGAAATGCGGACTCTGCCTTGGTGGCGGTCGACGGCACCGGCGACTTGTACGACTTCCACCGTAGCACTGGCGCTGCCACGGAAAACGCCAACGCGGTCGCCGCACCGGTCCGCGACCTCGCCATTCTCGTCGGCGAGTATTCGGGAAACGGTACCACCTTCGCCCCGTTGCCCACCTTTCCCAACCAGGCGAACCCACAGGGCTTCGTCGCGATCGCCGCACCGGTCCCGAACCAGCAGCTCTACGTTTTCCGACCGGCCGGCGGCGCTCCTCCCACCCTGCTTCAGCTCACCAACCTGCTCGAGCAGAGCGGCCTCCAGACCTACGTCACGGTGGCCAACAGCAGCACCGAGATTTCGGTGTCCGCCTACGCCACGCCGAGCCAGATCAACGACCTCGACCCCAATCCGAACCTCACCTGGGAACTCGAGTCGTTTCTTGCCGCCAACGGCACGAACACTGACGCCGGCTGGGCTCTTGCGCGCCTCAACGACCCGTCTTCCCCCAGCCCCTACACCTTCGACTTCCCCGACACCGGCGGCGAGGTGGTCGTTTATCTGATCGATACCGCCGTCGACGAACTCGGCGGCTGGTTCTCCGCCAACTCCAACCTCAGCATTGCCGGTTCCACCCTGATCCGCGGCGCGGGCGACCCAACAACTTCCTCGACCTTCGAACACGGCACGCAGGCGCTGTCCGTGATCGCCGGCCCGGACAACGGCGCCGCCGCCGGCACTCCGATCATTCTGGTCAACTACGACATCTACCCGGACGGGATCACCACCACCTCGGCCCTCCTCGCCGATGCGATCCTCGAGGTGCTCGACGATCACGCCGACAACTACCCGTGCACTCCGGCGGTGATCGGGATCGCATCAAGCTCCACCGACGTCGCCACCAGCGCCTCGCTCTCGATCGCGATGTCGCTCGCGACGGCCGACGGCATTCCGATCGTGCTGTCCGCCGGAAACGCCTCCGACGACGCGGCACTCTACGTCCCGCAGGCCTACGCCGGGGCGGGCATCCTCTGCGTCGGCGCTTCCGACCTTTCGAACATCGCCACCTCGATCTCGAACTACGGCTCGCCGGTCGACCTCCACGCCCCCGGCGACGCGGTCCGCTCGGTGCTCTACACCGCGCCTTTCTCCGGAAGCTACGACACCTTCACCGGCACCAGCGCCTCGTCCGCTCTCGTCACCGCGATCGCGGCCGTGCACCTGTCGGTCAACCCATGGCAGTCGCCGACCGAACTCGAGGCCGCGATCCTTGCCGAAACCTCATCGGGAACGATCGATCTCGCGCAGCTTTCCTCCGGCGGTCCATCTTTCAGCGGATCCTTCACCGCATGGGCGAACTGGCACGGACTTGCGACCGTCGACACCGCCGCGGACTCAGACGGCGACGGACTCGACGACGGACTCGAGTTCGTTCTCGGCTTCGACCCCTGCACCAGCGATTCGCCCTCACCGCTCGACATCACCTACTCGGGCGGGACGTCCGAGATCTCATTTACGATTTCCGCCGTACTTCACGACTCCTCCAGCCCGGGCACCCTGCGCGATGGCACCACCTGGGAAATGACCTCGTGCACCGATCTCTCGAGCTGGTCGACCGCGTCCGGCTCGTATTCCTTCGGCAGCAGCAGGGCTTCCCGCATTCCCGTGACCCTGACCGACACGCCCACCACCACCTCATGTTTCCATCGGCTCGAGATCTCGTTTGCGCCCTGA
- a CDS encoding CHAT domain-containing tetratricopeptide repeat protein — protein sequence MFPSARDLVCALILALALSAHADLEASLGSGDLAAAEAELEGLAADWEAAHAADPTEENREQWAVTLSALGTIERALGLPDEARAHLEKGIGLAVQPATKANLKETLALTLADLGDPAKAESLLRELLAFHAELPEPGRSEGVARIQEQLGLILLTLGRYEESGELLEFAFKATPENDNANLARRHARLGRYHHTLGSHQRAIDHFSAALEIVPEADGEFRIALTSDLALARLRLGEIDLAGQGFAQAADQARRLYRDKRPTFAIPYINNLGTFAMSAGQPEEAIAAFTECIEMLEAASGTDDASLIGPVHNLGVARLETGDYPEARRLLERATALQTAHLPPGHLRVAETARNLARCALLNADPDAPELIDRASALGLDLLERLVAHGTETERLNFLQRIDLLSLPCAGGDPAIIAPLLAASKNRLFDSLLGEKDTAPGPDAAEIGNALPPGSVFVDFCRYAETTADPVLRYGAIVYAPDLPPAWTPLGTEEELADWLSALRSRLDWKADTLSGNDRPPPPLQLRGILRELHRSFIEPLGLPDSCSTVIVSPDASLHFLPFAALIDSESELMCERFDLLVSIGSARDFLGTAPTRRLDSAPWRLAGVTRFEPRETSGSTKLDEILDHLDPLPGTRDELRRIGRLAPEGSVTLTDDAVAEPNLITKEMPAAVLHLGTHSFFLDGPHDPLSPIDFDRSADLLFSSGIVLPRAARRSPDAPLLDPADDLLFPREIAALPLHGTRLVVLSSCRSGAGTALAGEGVLGLQRAFQLAGAREVLVALWPVSDRASPAFMESFYRLSKHSDHPAQALWETQRRFLTQPVDDFETAVLHAAPFVIVQNGPPLPLAELPPETTSRFPWKALLASLPLALFVAAWLRRRSAAHAEKRLAG from the coding sequence ATGTTTCCATCGGCTCGAGATCTCGTTTGCGCCCTGATTCTGGCGCTCGCGTTGTCGGCCCACGCCGATCTCGAAGCCAGCCTCGGATCCGGCGACCTCGCCGCCGCCGAAGCCGAACTCGAAGGACTGGCAGCCGATTGGGAAGCGGCACATGCAGCCGATCCAACCGAGGAGAACCGGGAACAATGGGCGGTCACGCTCAGTGCCTTGGGCACGATCGAGCGGGCGCTCGGCCTCCCCGACGAAGCCCGCGCCCATCTGGAAAAAGGAATCGGACTCGCCGTCCAACCCGCGACGAAAGCGAACCTGAAAGAAACTCTCGCCCTGACCCTCGCCGACCTCGGTGACCCTGCCAAAGCCGAAAGCCTGCTCCGGGAATTACTGGCATTCCACGCCGAGTTGCCCGAACCGGGCCGCAGCGAAGGAGTCGCTCGAATCCAGGAACAACTCGGACTCATCCTTCTCACACTCGGGCGCTACGAGGAATCGGGAGAGCTTCTCGAGTTCGCTTTCAAAGCCACCCCGGAGAACGACAACGCGAATCTCGCACGGCGGCACGCCCGGCTCGGTCGATACCACCACACCTTGGGCAGTCACCAGCGCGCCATCGACCACTTCAGCGCCGCGCTCGAGATCGTCCCGGAGGCTGACGGCGAGTTCCGCATCGCACTGACATCCGACCTTGCCCTCGCCCGACTCCGCCTCGGTGAGATCGATCTCGCCGGCCAAGGATTCGCACAGGCCGCCGACCAAGCCCGCCGTCTCTATCGCGACAAGCGCCCGACCTTCGCCATTCCCTACATCAACAACCTCGGCACCTTCGCGATGAGCGCCGGGCAGCCCGAGGAGGCGATCGCCGCCTTCACCGAGTGCATCGAGATGCTGGAGGCTGCGAGCGGGACCGACGATGCTTCGCTGATCGGACCGGTTCACAACCTCGGCGTCGCCCGTCTCGAAACCGGAGACTACCCCGAAGCCCGACGTCTTCTCGAGCGCGCCACCGCACTCCAGACGGCCCACCTCCCTCCCGGACACCTGCGGGTCGCCGAGACCGCACGCAACCTCGCCCGCTGCGCCCTGCTCAACGCCGATCCGGACGCGCCGGAGCTGATTGATCGCGCATCGGCCCTTGGGCTCGATCTCCTCGAACGCCTCGTCGCCCACGGCACCGAGACCGAAAGACTGAACTTCCTCCAGCGCATCGATTTGCTTTCGCTGCCCTGTGCCGGCGGCGATCCCGCGATTATCGCCCCGCTGCTCGCCGCTTCCAAGAACCGGCTCTTCGACAGCCTCCTTGGGGAAAAGGACACCGCCCCCGGACCCGATGCCGCCGAGATCGGCAACGCCCTGCCGCCCGGTTCCGTCTTCGTCGATTTCTGCCGATACGCTGAAACCACTGCGGATCCCGTACTTCGCTACGGCGCCATCGTTTACGCCCCTGACCTCCCGCCTGCATGGACTCCTCTCGGAACCGAGGAAGAACTGGCGGACTGGCTCTCCGCCCTTCGCTCCCGCCTCGACTGGAAGGCGGACACGCTCTCCGGCAATGATCGTCCGCCTCCTCCTTTGCAACTTCGCGGCATCCTCCGCGAACTCCACCGGTCGTTCATCGAGCCGCTCGGTCTCCCGGATTCGTGCTCGACCGTGATCGTCTCGCCCGACGCCTCGCTCCACTTCCTTCCCTTCGCCGCGCTCATCGATTCCGAAAGCGAACTGATGTGCGAGCGCTTCGACCTGCTGGTCAGCATCGGCAGCGCTCGCGATTTCCTGGGAACCGCGCCGACCCGGCGCCTCGACAGCGCCCCTTGGCGGCTGGCTGGTGTCACCCGCTTCGAACCGCGCGAGACTTCCGGATCCACCAAACTCGACGAGATCCTCGACCACCTCGACCCGCTGCCGGGCACCCGCGACGAACTGCGGCGGATCGGACGTCTCGCGCCCGAAGGCAGCGTCACGCTCACCGACGACGCCGTCGCCGAGCCCAATCTCATCACGAAAGAGATGCCTGCCGCCGTGCTTCATCTCGGCACGCACTCATTCTTCCTCGACGGCCCGCACGACCCCCTCTCTCCGATCGACTTCGACCGCTCGGCCGATCTGCTTTTCTCGTCCGGGATCGTACTGCCTCGCGCTGCCCGGCGCTCTCCGGACGCACCCCTTCTCGATCCGGCGGACGACCTCCTCTTCCCGCGCGAGATTGCCGCGCTCCCCCTCCATGGCACCCGTCTCGTGGTGCTTTCGTCCTGCCGATCCGGTGCCGGAACCGCGCTTGCCGGCGAAGGAGTGCTCGGTCTGCAACGCGCTTTCCAACTCGCCGGCGCCCGTGAGGTGCTGGTCGCGCTGTGGCCGGTTTCCGACCGGGCATCGCCCGCATTCATGGAAAGCTTCTACCGCCTCTCCAAGCACTCCGACCACCCGGCCCAAGCCCTGTGGGAGACCCAACGCCGGTTCCTGACTCAGCCGGTTGACGACTTCGAGACCGCCGTCCTCCACGCCGCACCCTTCGTTATCGTCCAGAACGGCCCGCCACTTCCACTTGCCGAGCTACCGCCGGAAACGACCTCCCGTTTCCCGTGGAAGGCGCTGCTCGCCAGCCTACCGCTCGCGCTTTTTGTCGCGGCTTGGTTGCGCCGTCGATCCGCCGCGCATGCCGAAAAACGACTGGCGGGTTAG